A genomic segment from Glycine max cultivar Williams 82 chromosome 1, Glycine_max_v4.0, whole genome shotgun sequence encodes:
- the LOC100786771 gene encoding putative U-box domain-containing protein 50: MDAIQTEKIYVAVGNDVQDGYKTLNWALKKWNSHPISIVILHLTHNSTKDYVHTPFGKLPARSVSEEKLQILRKDEQDKINKLLSKYIAFCGKVPAEILEVEKFDEPMQKRVIDLIFGLGITKLVMGFSFMKPSMKSKGAINGLFHVHEQKPSFCELFVICGGKQVFLRGKNDEKIMEDDQGVMVARMRDKITFKDWLDKWFKDKTNDSQDRIASLSSSNLESPVNRNQWEFYLQEIENYYQELLSSKPEEGSCVQENDDSQIGPIEPHVTEQNNYNMSTAEKIEILKNKLNEGQKTIQLKRKEAKDNIERHTKAEWAICLCNSRAEELESRIREEVSAREELKKESDAEKEQTEEMRTEVEERKRRLSSLTEVQSELSNRLQIWTLAKIRAETQLEKAVGERREMGREIEELRRQRDVLNRRIEFCKQKDAIGMAARLAETTFCAFREYTEEELRLATDNFSERLRLKSGGDWTNVYRGRFNHSTVAIKMLPSLSPQHFQSKVRLLGDIRQPHLVAMVGFCSEPKCIVLEYMRNGSLRDMLFSRRRNRTLRWHDRIRIATEVCSGLGFLNVAEPRPAIHCHLTPSKILLDRHLIAKITGFGLHECHDEHCNIESDLRAIGALLMHLLTGRNWAGLVEEVMTVDIDREALGGVLDEMAGQWPLDLARELAGLAMRCMSIKSEPNLELSIARVLEELNEIRRKGDEIVGRERRKTNINGGCINREGSSDVPSVFLCPILQEVMKNPHVAADGFSYELEAIEHWLQSGRDTSPVTNLRLKHTFLTPNHTLRSLIEDWQTNKST; this comes from the exons ATGGATGCAATCCAAACCGAGAAAATCTATGTTGCTGTTGGGAATGATGTGCAGGATGGATATAAGACTTTGAATTGGGCTCTCAAGAAGTGGAATTCTCATCCAATTTCCATTGTTATTCTCCATCTCACACACAATAGTACCAAGGATTATGTCCATACACCAT TTGGGAAACTTCCAGCAAGATCTGTGAGTGAGGAGAAACTACAAATTCTCAGGAAAGATGAGCAGGATAAAATCAACAAGCTGCTTTCCAAGTATATTGCTTTCTGTGGAAAG GTGCCAGCAGAGATTCTTGAAGTTGAGAAATTTGATGAACCTATGCAAAAGCGCGTCATAGACTTGATCTTTGGTCTAGGAATAACCAAATTGGTCATGGGATTTTCATTCATGAAGCCCTCCAT GAAATCTAAAGGTGCTATTAATGGATTGTTCCATGTTCATGAGCAAAAGCCTTCTTTCTGTGAATTGTTCGTTATTTGTGGAGGGAAACAAGTTTTCTTAAGAGGGAAGAATGATGAGAAAATCATGGAGGATGATCAGGGGGTCATGGTTGCAAGAATGAGAGATAAGATAACTTTCAAAGATTGGTTAGACAAGTGGTTCAAAGACAAAACCAACGATTCACAAGATAGAATTGCATCACTTTCCTCAAGCAATTTGGAGTCCCCTGTAAACCGAAACCAGTGGGAATTTTACCTCCAGgaaattgaaaattactatCAAGAATTGTTGTCTTCGAAGCCGGAGGAAGGAAGCTGCGTGCAAGAAAATGACGACTCACAGATTGGACCAATTGAGCCACATGTCACTGAACAGAACAATTATAATATG AGTACTGCGGAAAAAATTGAGATCCTGAAAAATAAGCTTAATGAAGGTCAGAAGACCATCCAATTGAAGAGGAAAGAAGCCAAGGATAACATAGAGAGGCATACTAAAGCTGAATGGGCAATTTGTTTATGCAACAGTCGG GCCGAAGAACTAGAAAGTCGAATACGTGAAGAGGTGAGTGCAAGAGAGGAGCTAAAGAAGGAATCAGACGCAGAGAAGGAGCAAACAGAGGAGATGAGAACGGAGGTGGAAGAGAGGAAGAGGAGGCTGAGCTCGCTCACGGAAGTCCAATCGgagctctcaaaccggctccaAATATGGACGTTAGCGAAGATTCGGGCGGAGACGCAGCTGGAGAAGGCGGTGGGGGAGAGGAGGGAGATGGGGAGGGAGATAGAGGAGCTGAGGCGGCAGAGGGATGTGCTCAACAGAAGGATCGAGTTCTGCAAGCAGAAGGACGCCATCGGAATGGCCGCGAGGCTCGCCGAGACAACGTTCTGTGCGTTCAGGGAGTACACCGAGGAGGAGCTCCGGTTGGCGACGGATAACTTCTCCGAGCGCCTCAGGTTGAAGTCCGGCGGGGATTGGACCAATGTGTATAGGGGACGCTTTAACCATTCCACTGTTGCTATCAAGATGCTGCCTTCTTTGTCACCCCAACATTTCCAATCCAAG GTGAGGCTTCTTGGTGATATTAGGCAACCTCATCTGGTTGCCATGGTTGGCTTTTGCTCCGAGCCCAAATGCATAGTTTTGGAATACATGCGCAATGGAAGCTTACGAGACATGCTGTTTTCTAGGAGAAGAAACCGAACCTTACGATGGCATGACCGAATACGAATAGCCACAGAAGTTTGTTCGGGCCTGGGCTTTCTCAATGTAGCTGAGCCAAGGCCCGCTATTCATTGTCATTTGACCCCATCGAAAATCCTCCTAGACCGCCATTTGATTGCAAAGATCACGGGCTTTGGGCTCCATGAATGCCATGATGAACATTGTAATATTGAGTCAGATTTGCGGGCCATAGGGGCTTTGTTAATGCACCTTCTAACTGGAAGAAATTGGGCTGGGCTCGTTGAGGAGGTGATGACGGTAGATATAGATAGAGAGGCTTTGGGTGGTGTTCTTGATGAGATGGCTGGACAATGGCCATTGGATCTAGCAAGGGAACTTGCGGGCCTGGCTATGAGGTGCATGTCCATCAAAAGCGAGCCCAACTTGGAATTGAGCATTGCAAGGGTTTTAGAGGAACTCAATGAGATAAGAAGAAAGGGGGATGAAATTGTTGGAAGGGAAAGGcgaaagacaaacattaatggTGGATGTATAAATAGAGAGGGATCCAGTGATGTGCCTAGTGTTTTCCTTTGTCCCATACTTCAG GAGGTAATGAAAAACCCACACGTGGCAGCAGATGGATTTTCTTATGAGCTAGAAGCAATAGAACATTGGCTGCAATCGGGACGTGACACATCACCAGTGACAAATTTGAGGCTGAAGCACACTTTCCTCACCCCTAATCATACCCTTCGTTCCCTAATTGAGGACTGGCAGACCAACAAATCAACCTGA